The segment CGGGCGAGTTCAGACCTTCCATCGGTCATGGAGAGCAGGAGGAGCGTGTCAGGACTCAGATTGGCGGGATTGCCTCTGCCAAGAAGTACGCTTGAGGAGCCTTCTGAGAGTGACAGGAGGTCTTCATCAGAGGGGACGTAGACCATTGAGGCAAGCCGATGCCATACCGCTTGCGATGCACAGTCTGTGACATCGTCAATGTTCATGCCCAGCTCGGCAGACACATCCCCCAAGGTCTTGCCGTCGTCAGCACGGGTCATGAAGTCTACGACTCTCTGAGAGATCTCCTCAGGCGGCAGACACCGCCCCCTCTCGACCCAGTCAGGTCTCTTAAGGAATATTGACCGCTCTGAGACACGGCTGTCAACAAACTCGTGCCGCACAATGCTGTCAAACTCGGTGTATATCCCGCCCTCAATCCCGTCGCAGTCCTTCATGAACGCAAAGTCCTTCTCGAAGCGTTTCACTATGCTCCTGACCCTGCTTCTCAGCTCGCTGGTCACCCGCGAAACTGCAAGGACTCCGACTATCCAGTCGCCGGCCTCAACGAGTAGAGTGGAGTCTGACCCATACTCGGTCTTCCAGGACTTCTGGCTTGACCCGAGAGCCTCTTGCATGAAGGAGAGGATTGCCGAGACGAAGCCAGACAGCACCTGAACATCCATCATGGTGTCTATGAAGGCATGAGAGTACGGAGCAAGTCCGTGTCGAGCGTTGAACAGGAAGAGGATTCTCTCGTTCGATGCATTGTCTGTGGAATCAATGCTTCCGTGCAATCAACCCGCCTCTAACACCTAGTCTTGACTCTCCATTGGTTCTTCCGATGGATGCACTCTTGGCTTGAGCACTCCCCTAAATCAACCTTGCCTCCATGTAGTGGACTCAATACATGGCTCCAGTAGAGGCACACATGCAATGTCACGGCGCGCTTCTTGCCACTAGCATGGAAACCAAGAGCCCAGTGTACACATGTGGGCGACTCAAGGCGAACATTTGAGAGAAGTCAGCACACGCCATGACGGCTAGAATTCAAGAGCATTGTGGATGCTCCTTCTGGGAAACCAGATGCGCAGGAGCTTTCGAGCAGCATCAGTCCCAATCCGAGCCCATCCCATGTGTTCAATCTCATCTATGGCCATCGTGCCGTAGACAAGAGCTGAGATTCCTGCAGAGACCAGATGGCAATCCGGTTCACTCTCTGTGCTCTGAACATCTAGTCTGCCATCGCGCTCCGAGACCTCCAACACGCTCTTGCTGTCCCCACAAGACTCGTCAGTGATGGACATCACAATGCGACCGCTCTGTTCGGCAGGCAGTCCCATGAGAGACCGTTGTGCATCAATCACTCGAACGCACCATGCCTGCCATGTCTTCATCTGCCACTCCGCGTCCGGGAACAAGAGCTCCAAGTGCTCGTTGAGAGGCATATACAGCGACACCTCACGGACCTGTCCTGTATGTTGACCTATGAAGCGAAGTAGAGCATCACGAGCCTCTAGGTCACTCCAGTACATCTCTAGGATCTGCAGCGACTGTTCATCTTCTCCGGGAAGCTCGAGCCGCCTCACGTTAATCCGATACTTGACAATCCCGACGGGACGTCCGTCCCTGCGGGCCACTGCAAGGACAGCGTCCTTCGCACGGTCCTTCCACTCCCAGTCAGAGACAGACGGTGCGTATGCGAATCCGTGGTATCGAGGTATGCAGACCGCCCTGACAAAGTCCATGTACAGCTCTCGTGCGTCTGCCATCGACACACGCTCAATCGTGATTGCTGGATTGGGCCGAATGCTCAGAAGGCTTTGCAGATGATTACCTGAGGTCTTCGCGAACGGACTCGTGTTTGCAGGAACGTAGCCAAACTGACGATAATAGCTTCGCTTGAAGGCAGACAACATGCTGACAGGCATGCATCGCTCATGCATTCTCTCAAACACCACTCTGAACAGCTCTCGGATGTGCCCCCTTCGTCTGTTCTCGGGGTATGAGGCCACAGCAGATATTCCCCCCATGGCCTTTGGGACTCCTCGGATGGACTGCACGAGTGGTCTGAGTGTCACTCCGGAAACCAGTACTTCATCCTCGAATAGCCCGAAGGTCTCATTGCCCTTGAGCCAGCTTGTCCAGTCTTCGCTGGGCGCATCTCTTGTGCCGCCGAAGGCGTACCTGTGTAGCCGGGATACAGACTCCAGATCATCCTCCTCCAAGAGGCGGACAGTGTATTGTGGCATAACTCACGATGGTCACGGACCTCCCTTTAAGACTCGTGAACGCGTCGCAGTTCAAGACTTGGAATGCCTGCCTGACATGAGATTCAAACGCAGAGGCAGAACCTGCACGAAAGGTGCTGCTCGATGAGAATGCGCGCTTGTCCGCAGCCCCGGGAGATGCCCACTTCCGATTGCCACCATCTGGCATGGCCCGCCAAGAGGAGTTGTAGCGGACATGGCCCGATGAATGACAACCAGCTCAGAATCAGTGTTATCATCATGCCGACGACAAGTCCGAGTGTGGCAATATCCCTTGAGATCATACCAAGACCAGTCCGCTCTTCGGAGGGTCATCCATGGGAGCCGTGACCACTCCATGCTCACTTGTGAGTCTTTGCTCTTCTGGCAGTGGCTATGGCTCAAGTGGTCGGTGGCAGCATTAGTCATCAGCCATGGGGCCATATATCGATTGTTTTAAATATCTGGAATATCAGGTGAAATTCATGCGGCCCATGAATGAATCAGACGATGGACAGCCCGGACGAAGTCCGGACTCTTCAGAGAGAAGCGTCTTGAAACGGCTCAGTACGCTGGACAGGTTTCTCCCCCTATGGATCTTTGCAGCGATGGCATTGGGGCTCCTATTAGGATACCTAGTGCCGGGTCTGGCGGAGGCCCTCGACTTTCTCCGGATAGACACGGTGTCACTGCCGATAGCCATTGGTCTTCTGTGGATGATGTATCCTGTGCTTGCAAAGGTGAAGTATGAAGAGCTCGGAAAGCTGAAACGAGAGGGTAGAATGATGGGAGTATCACTGACACTAAACTGGCTTATCGGGCCGTTCCTCATGTTCGGACTTGCATGGCTGTTCTTGGCAGACATGCCAGACTACCGGACTGGAATCGTTCTGGTAGGGCTTGCTCGCTGCATCGCCATGGTACTCATATGGAACATGATGGCAGGAGGATGTGGCGAGTCCTGTGCGGTTCTTGTGGCGCTGAACTCAATCTTTCAGATCATCATGTACAGTCCAGAGGCATGGTTCTTTGTCACATACCTTCCATCGGCACTAGGTCTAGGTGCAGGAGAGATTGTGGAAGTCTCCATCATGGACATTGCTAGGAGTGTGTTCATCTTCCTTGGAATACCACTTATCGCGGGTCTCATTACACGTTACACACTTGTGAGGAGAAGGTCCAAGGAGTGGTATGATACACAGTTTGCACCCAAGCTTGGTCCCTATGCGATAGTGGGTCTGCTATTCACAATAGTCGTGATGTTCTCACTGAAGGGTGATGTCATCCTCACTCTCCCCCTTGACGTACTGCGAATCTCACTTCCTCTCTTCTCCTACTTCGTCATCATGTTCTTCGTCTCGTTCGGCATTGCCTATGCTCTGAAGTTCGCATATGACAAGAACGTCACGCTGTCATTCACCGCGGCCAGTAACAACTTCGAACTGGCCATAGCTGTGGCGATTGGTGTGTTCGGAATAGAGTCAGGACAGGCTCTTGCAGCAGTGGTCGGTCCACTCATTGAGGTGCCAGTCCTCATCACACTGGTCTATGCAGCAATATGGCTTGGCAAACGGCTATACGGCCGACAAGCTGGCGACATGTCAGAGTGCGACGCACCAACAAGCGCTCGCTAGGAGGTGAGGAGAGATACAAGAGAAACCCGTGTTCATAATGTGTGTGTGCACAGGCAAGTGTCCCGGCTTCGAGAAGATGGACATCTGGGACTTTGTGAACGTTGTGAGAATGACACTTCCCGTGCAGTACGGTGTCATTCACCCACAGCTGTGCGAAGCAGATGGGGATCGCTATCTTGAACTCACCCTCAAGCCAGGCACACGCGTCTTCATTGGTGGTTGTGCCCCTGCGATGCAGTACAAGCTGTTTCGCGACGCATTCGCACGAGTGGGCATGGATGCGAAGACCGATCTGGTTCCCATTGATATTCGGGACATGACGACCGAGCAGGCCGTTGAGAAGGTCAGGCAGGAGCTGAAGAAACATGGATACGACGCAGAGTGACTCCGGTCCGGAACCGACGTTCATGGGCGTGCCCAGGGAAAAGATACCGTGGTGGCCCCGTATCGACCAAGACAAGTGCGACGGATGTGCCGGCGAGTATGACTGTTTCAAGTTCTGCCCGCATCGTGTCTATAGGAAGAGGACAGACCCACCCAAGATAGAAGTGGAGAACAGATACAACTGCGTCGTCTTCTGCCAGGCATGCAGGAAGATGTGCCCCAGAGATGCAATATCCTTTCCCGACAAGGCAGAGATTCTACAAGTCATCAAGGCGGCCCGGACCGCTTCTGGAGTGTGAACGGGATGGGAAAGACATACATACTTCCATGTGCTGGTTATGACCGTCCGGGCGGGAAAGTGACACGAGATGTAGCAGAGCTACTCCTGAAGTCGAAACACCCTCATGTCGTGGGGAGTGTTGCTGCACTGGTCAACGAGAGGCCGGGGGAGGTCAAGGACTTCTCGTCATCAAGTGTGATCTGCCTTGATGGGTGCAGCATGAGATGTGCCTCAAAGATAGCGGAGGCTAGGGGTGCTCGAGCAATACAGTCCATTGAGGTGTCAGAGGTTGCTGCTCCTGACGAGGACGACAATCGAAGGGCACAGAGGGTGTTGGAAATGCTGGAGACACTCCTGGAAGGACTCATGAGCGAGTCGAAGCACTCGGTGTCTTTAGGGGCCGTCGCAGACAGAGAGGAGTTCCTGACAGAAAAGGTGGACAAGTTCACGCTGAGAGTGAAGAGCGGACTCTACTACAGCGACAATGACTTCTGGGTAGCAGTAGAGAATGGAAGAGTAAGGGTTGGGGCCTCAGACCTGCTCCAGCAGTCAGTCTCAGACATCTACTATGTCGAACTCGCGGAGTTGGGACACAGGTTCACGCTGGGCGATGACATCGGAAGACTTGAGTCCACAAAGACGATGATTGAGATAATCGCACCTATCTCAGGAGAGATCATCGAGAGGAATGACCAGCTTGAGTCCAGTCCAGAACTAATCAATGAGTCACCCTATGACAAGGGCTGGCTCTACATACTGAGACCTGAGGACATGAGCGAACTCGAACTCCTGAAGGATGCACACGAATACATCCAGCACGCCTCACAGAAGGCCAAGCATGAACTAGGAAAAAGGGAGACAGGACAGTCAAGATGAACACCAAGAAGAAGATAATAGTGCCCTGTAGCGGAATCGGCAAGGGCTTCGGCAGTGTAACCCGCGAAGCGACCGCACTCATTACAGATAGACTTCACCCAGACCGGTACCGCACCGTCTGCCTACCACTCTTCGTGATTGGAGACGAGGAGGCCGTCCGACTTGTCAGGGAGTCAGAGGTCGTCACGATAGACGGATGTCCAAAGAGGTGTGCAACTGTGGGTGTTAGGGAAGCCGGGGGTGCGCCAGTCATGGAGATAATGGTGCCCAAGGTGTTGGCAGAGAACCCCACACACAAACCCGGTAGCGTGCTTGATATCGGGGAAGGTGGAAGACTTCTTGCCAATGATATTGCCGGGAGGATCCTGCAACTGGAGGAGAAAGAGTGATGACATTTAAGCCCAAGGTCGGAATCATCGCATGTAGTGGAGAAGACTGCCCCGGAGGGGTTGTGTCTCGTCAGGCTGCGCTGCAAGTCCTTCACAAACTGAGACCAAACGAGACCGTTACCATATGTCTGCCCCTCTTCCTTGCCGGCAATGAGGACGAGAGGGAATTTGCGCGAGTGTTTCCCACCATAACGATTGACGGCTGCAGCAAGATGTGCGCAGCCATAGCAACAGCAAAGTACAGCAGCGAGCCAGCTGTGAAACTGAATGTCGAGGACCACATGAAAGACCCCTGTTCTTCGCGTTCAGACGCAGACGCTACCAACCAAACCGAGGAGATAGTGACTCGAATCGCAGAGGAGACAGCTTCTGCGGTAGACAGGCTCAGACAAGGCAAGAGATGATCTGATATGGATAAGAAGGTGAAAGTGACAGTGTTTCTTCCCGTTGGAGTATGCGGCTGCAGCCAGACCGGCTTTCTCCAGCGTGTCTACATGGCTGTGCAAAAGCACTCTGACATCGTTGAATACGACGAGGCCTCTGCCGACAGCGAAGCCGCCAAGAAAGCAGGAGTGTCGTATCGCGGTGTGCTTGTAGGAAGCCGCCTGTTGCAGGCGAACCCGACAGTTCAGATGATTGAAGAGGCCATACTGGCAGAAGCAGAACAAATGAGAAAGAGATAGTATGTCAGCAGAACGGACATCCAAGTGGATGGCGGAATTCCATGCAGCATTAGCCAATCCAGTCCGCCTCCAGATTATCGACTATCTCATGGATGGAGAGCGCTGTCAGTGTGACATACTTCCAAAGATCAACATGTCTCAGTCGGTGGTCTCGTCGTATCTGACCCGGCTCGTCAAGGCCGGAGTCCTCAGTGTTCGCCGTGACGGGACACGGAAACTCTACAGCATCAAGAGTCCAGAGGTAAGGGCACTCCTCCAGCAGTCTCGCGCCCTTGCAGAGGTAGAGAATACTCCATAGAGTGCAGTCAGTTCGGACCAGCAGGACATCCAAACGACCGCCCAGGAGATTGCGACCATACTCTAGCATCTTGAACGCAAGGATGCCAAGTGGCAACAGGGGCCGAGTGTCAGTAGCAACTCATCAGACAAGGACGTGCGACCACAAGGTCTACGTCACGGGAGCATTTCATGCGGGCAAGACGACACTAGTACATGCACTAGACCCGGATGCAATCTCAGTCGAGCGAGACCTGCGTGAGGAATGCCGAAGTCAAGGACCGCCAGACTTGTCCAGTATGCCGCCCGCCGATTACGCATCAGAGGCGTAATGGAGGAAGGGAACGGATTAGGTGACGCGCTAGTGCACGACTCAGTAGACCGCTCATCTCTACGCTCCTAGGGCCTCTTGAACACCAGCAAGACAGACAGCCCCTGAGTGTGATCTCCCTCGATTCGGTCTTCAAGCATGAGTGTGGCATCGTACTTGGCTGCTAAGGTGCGTACGATATGGAAACCAACGCCTCCAAAACGTCGCTCTGACAGAAGCAGTCGTTCCTTCTGCGCGTCGTCCAACCCGGGACCATTGTCCGACACTCGCAGCTCGAACTCGGTCCTTGTCTTCTTCCCACGGACCCATACCATCTTGTCCTTCCGGGGATTGTGCCGGACCGCATTCTCAAGGATGTTCCACACGAGCTGGCTCATGGCCCCGTCACCAAGGACCTCGATGTGCTCCGGAACAGTAGCGAGCTTCGGCCTGACGCCATATGCAGCTTCAATGGCCTTCACCTGTGCAGCGATGATAACCCCGAGGTCCGTGGGCTTCAGAGGTTCGTTCCTTGCTTCCTCGACGCTTCTTATCTTCCGGATGAGCTCCAAGCACCTCTGACTTCCGTCACGTATGTACTGCATGGATGACTCAATCACGTCGTAGGGGGAGTCCGGGCTACACAGGTCCACACCGCCCAGAATCAGCTGAAGCTGGTTGCCCACGTCATGCAACAGAAGGTCAAGCAGAAAGGTCGAGCGAGCCTCGGCCTGTTTGAGCCCCGAGATGTCCGAAAAGATCCCGAACGATCCGATGTATCGACCGTCCATGTCAAGCATCGGAGACGCACTGATAAGGACTGGCACCAGACTGCCATTGCGATGGATGAGCGAGGTCTCGTATCGCTCCGTGATTCCTGCGCGCCTGGCCGCTGCCTTCTGTGCTGCTACACTGTCCGTAAAACCATAGATTATGTCCGAGTTTCTCACACCCACGAGTTCCATCGCAGATGAATACCCTACCATCTTGGCTAGTGCATCGTTCGCGTAGATTATGATTCCGTCCTCATTGTCTGCAGCCAGACCGTCCACCATGGTCTCAACGAGGGAGCGGTACCTGTGTTCACTTGCTTTCAAAGCCCGTTCCCTTGCCAGCTCCGCTGTTATGTCGTGCAGGTGGGCAACAGTCTTAATCGCTCCACCCCGAGTCATGGTGACCACGCTCGCTATTCGCACGTCCACGGTGTGGCCGTCCTTGTGAAGAATCTTGAACTCGTATACAGACGGCACCTTCTCGCCGCGTTGTCGTCGGATGTATCTGTCTTGGACAAGCTCGATACTGTCTGGATGAAGGAACTCACGGAAGTCGTGGTGGAGCACCTCATTCCTTGTGCGGCCAAGCATCTCACATAGCCGGTCATTGATGTAGTCGAACCTGAAGTCAGTGCCTACAACCAGAATCCCCACGGGAGAGTGCTCAACGGCGAACTGCAGCAAATCCCTCTGTTCCAGCGCTTTCTCCTCGACAAGCTGTCGTCTGCGCAGGTCGAGAAGGTAGACGACATAGCCGCAGACTGCTCCTTGCTCATGAGTGAGGGCTGCATACGCTTCCACTGGCACCTCGATTCCATCCCGGCGCACTATCCTGATTGACACCGACGTGGAGCTCTGTGCGGTCCTAAGCATCTCGAGACCTCGACGTACAAGCGTACGAAAGTCCTCAGCTACAAGGTCGTCTATGGACACACCCTTCTTGAGTAGTGAAGGATTGCTGCCGAGAATGGCATGGCCCGCCTGGTTCAAGTACACAACGCGTAGATTCAAGTCAAACTCGCAGACCGGGATGTGCATAGTGTCAGCGACGGCGCGTATCAGTCTCCTCTCTAGGAGAGGAAGCCCATCGTCGTTCGTCATTGTGTTCGGCCTGCCAACTATGCTCTTGCTAGGTTTCGCATAGAAACCGAGGGTGAAGCAGAACTGTGTCAACAACCTAAATGTACTTTGGTTGGATGAAGCCAACACTGGAGCCCTCGAAACAAGAGTGGTACATCCATGAGTCCTACGCCACGGACAGAGACCCAGCTGGAGAGGCAGCCACGAGTGACACGGGACAACTGACTTGGTGGACCGGCGCCAAACGACTTGTACCATGCCGCTCCTCAGGCTCGCCCTCAACTCATCTTGCCGGGATGGAGCAGTGCGCCCACAATGAGGTTAGAAAAGAGGTAGGCAAGCAGGACGTACGACCACATGAGACCAGCGAGGATGTTCCATCCTATCAGGAACTCCTCCACTGGGCGTCCAATAACAAGTTCCGCCCCACTCGAAACACAACTCCAGAGTGAGCCAGAGCAAGCCGATATGGACAAGATCCATTAGACCGTACTCCTTCGCATATCGTAACGACATGTAAGCGAAAATGAAGATGTAGCCAATCCTAGTGCTCATCCCTGTCTGGTGAGCAACGAGCGCGCCCCAGACGGGCTCGTATACCAGATTCATCAGAACAAGGAGGTTGAACCCTGAAACCAGCGTTTCGACCAGTCAAACACGGGCAGCGGTGATCAAGAGATGTCGGTTCATGGATTCTCACCCCATGCGCAGGCTTTGCCTTAACGAGTCTGGTTGTTCACGCTCCAGCTCCAGCAATGAACTGGTCACTTCTCTGTACTCATCATCCCGACAAGACACGTCGCATCGCTCATCACCGCAGCTCTCGGGGCGGACACTCATCTAGAGTTGCGCGAACTTAACACTCCTGTCTATGAGACCTCATTGCATGGCACACATCGGTCTCATATCCGACTGGTTGGGCACTCGACATTGTCGAAGACGCGAGAGAACCGGGAGAGAGCATCATCAATGACCTCGTCCGTGTCGGCCATACTGGTGTACATCCGTGAGCCAGCAAGTGTGATAATCCCCTCAGCTGTGTATGCCGCACCCATCTCCTCCATCGCGTGCTTCCTGGCTTTGATCTCTTTCAGCACCGACCGTATCTTCAGGTAGTTCAGCCTCACGAACATCGCCCCCACGGTTTCAAGATGGCATATTGCACCCTGGTTGTATGCGACATAGGGCAACCCCCGGTCCTCAATCATGTCGCTGAGACCCCTTGTGAGACGGTCTCCCGCGCGTCCGGCTTTCTCGCAGGCCTTCGTCCGCTCAATCTCCTGAATGGTGAAGTAGCCGGCCGCAGAGCTGAGAGGATTGGCTGACAGTGTACCTCCGACGTAGGCCCTCTTCTTGCCGCTCTCGATTCCCGCTGCAAGATGTTCCATCAGGTCACGCCTGCCTCCCAGACCACCGGCTCCCGGATAGCCGCCCGCAACGACCTTTCCAAACACTGTGAGGTCTGGCCTGACACCATAGTATCCCTGGGCGCCGCTCAGTCCAATCCTTCCGAAGGTCACCACCTCGTCAAAGATGAGAAGAACATCGTACTGGTCGCACAGCTCGCGGACCTGTCTGTTATAGTCCCGGTCTACTGGACGGGTGCCAGACTCAGGACCGACGGGCTCAACAATCACTGCTGCCGTGCCCCCCTTGAGTCGGTTTCTTGACAGGTTCCTCTTGAGCGCGCCTATGCTGTTTGGATAGACTTCCTGAGTGTGCTTCCTGTAGCTCGATGGAATCCCATGTGCCTCAAAGCCTCGAGTACCGGGGATGTGGAGCCCATAGACCATCTGGTCGCTCCACCCGTGATAGGCGCCGCCCATCTTGATTATCTTCTTCCGCTTCGAAGCCAGGCGAACCACGCGAGCAGCAGCCATCACGGACTCGGTCCCGCTCCCCAGCATCCGGAACATCTCGACCGAGGGCAAGTGCCTGTTGATCTCCTTCGCGAGCTTGAGCTCATACTCGGAGAAGAGGCCCGTCACTGGACCACACTCGCCTATCAGCTTGAGCACCTTTTCACGTACGGGCCCGTAGTTGTGACCGAGGATGACAGGACCGCCGGCCTGAAGGAAATCGATGTACCTGTTTCCGTCCACATCCCACAGGTAGGCCCCATCCGCTCTCTCAATGGCGATGGGGAAAGGAAGATTGAATGCCAGGTTGTGCTGGACGCCTCCGGGAATGAACTGGCGGGCCTGTGCGGCCAACTCCTTCGAACGCTTACAATGAGTCTCGAAGTAGTCCAGGTACTTCGCCATTGCATCGGGCCGGATACCGTGGATGCCGAGCTGCATCAGCCTGTCTATTCTGCGATAGACCTCTGCAGTGTCCGGATAGGTGATGATGCTCGCTTCACTCACGGCAATCACAGTGTCAATATGCGCAAGGACATGAAAAGACTTGTGGAGCAAAGACTAGACACGTAGTGCCGCCTTCATGGACAAGAACTACTCTTGTCTGCGAATGCCTTTTCATCTGGAACATACAGACGAACACTCGAGAGGAAGGTCAAGAGTCCGCGCAGATTCCTCTCTCTGCTGTCACACCGCTCGAACGCAG is part of the Candidatus Thorarchaeota archaeon genome and harbors:
- a CDS encoding GNAT family N-acetyltransferase, whose product is MEEDDLESVSRLHRYAFGGTRDAPSEDWTSWLKGNETFGLFEDEVLVSGVTLRPLVQSIRGVPKAMGGISAVASYPENRRRGHIRELFRVVFERMHERCMPVSMLSAFKRSYYRQFGYVPANTSPFAKTSGNHLQSLLSIRPNPAITIERVSMADARELYMDFVRAVCIPRYHGFAYAPSVSDWEWKDRAKDAVLAVARRDGRPVGIVKYRINVRRLELPGEDEQSLQILEMYWSDLEARDALLRFIGQHTGQVREVSLYMPLNEHLELLFPDAEWQMKTWQAWCVRVIDAQRSLMGLPAEQSGRIVMSITDESCGDSKSVLEVSERDGRLDVQSTESEPDCHLVSAGISALVYGTMAIDEIEHMGWARIGTDAARKLLRIWFPRRSIHNALEF
- the arsB gene encoding ACR3 family arsenite efflux transporter; translation: MKRLSTLDRFLPLWIFAAMALGLLLGYLVPGLAEALDFLRIDTVSLPIAIGLLWMMYPVLAKVKYEELGKLKREGRMMGVSLTLNWLIGPFLMFGLAWLFLADMPDYRTGIVLVGLARCIAMVLIWNMMAGGCGESCAVLVALNSIFQIIMYSPEAWFFVTYLPSALGLGAGEIVEVSIMDIARSVFIFLGIPLIAGLITRYTLVRRRSKEWYDTQFAPKLGPYAIVGLLFTIVVMFSLKGDVILTLPLDVLRISLPLFSYFVIMFFVSFGIAYALKFAYDKNVTLSFTAASNNFELAIAVAIGVFGIESGQALAAVVGPLIEVPVLITLVYAAIWLGKRLYGRQAGDMSECDAPTSAR
- a CDS encoding ferredoxin family protein; amino-acid sequence: MDTTQSDSGPEPTFMGVPREKIPWWPRIDQDKCDGCAGEYDCFKFCPHRVYRKRTDPPKIEVENRYNCVVFCQACRKMCPRDAISFPDKAEILQVIKAARTASGV
- the gcvH gene encoding glycine cleavage system protein GcvH, which encodes MGKTYILPCAGYDRPGGKVTRDVAELLLKSKHPHVVGSVAALVNERPGEVKDFSSSSVICLDGCSMRCASKIAEARGARAIQSIEVSEVAAPDEDDNRRAQRVLEMLETLLEGLMSESKHSVSLGAVADREEFLTEKVDKFTLRVKSGLYYSDNDFWVAVENGRVRVGASDLLQQSVSDIYYVELAELGHRFTLGDDIGRLESTKTMIEIIAPISGEIIERNDQLESSPELINESPYDKGWLYILRPEDMSELELLKDAHEYIQHASQKAKHELGKRETGQSR
- a CDS encoding putative zinc-binding protein is translated as MTFKPKVGIIACSGEDCPGGVVSRQAALQVLHKLRPNETVTICLPLFLAGNEDEREFARVFPTITIDGCSKMCAAIATAKYSSEPAVKLNVEDHMKDPCSSRSDADATNQTEEIVTRIAEETASAVDRLRQGKR
- a CDS encoding winged helix-turn-helix transcriptional regulator, whose product is MSAERTSKWMAEFHAALANPVRLQIIDYLMDGERCQCDILPKINMSQSVVSSYLTRLVKAGVLSVRRDGTRKLYSIKSPEVRALLQQSRALAEVENTP
- a CDS encoding PAS domain S-box protein, whose translation is MTNDDGLPLLERRLIRAVADTMHIPVCEFDLNLRVVYLNQAGHAILGSNPSLLKKGVSIDDLVAEDFRTLVRRGLEMLRTAQSSTSVSIRIVRRDGIEVPVEAYAALTHEQGAVCGYVVYLLDLRRRQLVEEKALEQRDLLQFAVEHSPVGILVVGTDFRFDYINDRLCEMLGRTRNEVLHHDFREFLHPDSIELVQDRYIRRQRGEKVPSVYEFKILHKDGHTVDVRIASVVTMTRGGAIKTVAHLHDITAELARERALKASEHRYRSLVETMVDGLAADNEDGIIIYANDALAKMVGYSSAMELVGVRNSDIIYGFTDSVAAQKAAARRAGITERYETSLIHRNGSLVPVLISASPMLDMDGRYIGSFGIFSDISGLKQAEARSTFLLDLLLHDVGNQLQLILGGVDLCSPDSPYDVIESSMQYIRDGSQRCLELIRKIRSVEEARNEPLKPTDLGVIIAAQVKAIEAAYGVRPKLATVPEHIEVLGDGAMSQLVWNILENAVRHNPRKDKMVWVRGKKTRTEFELRVSDNGPGLDDAQKERLLLSERRFGGVGFHIVRTLAAKYDATLMLEDRIEGDHTQGLSVLLVFKRP
- a CDS encoding aminotransferase class III-fold pyridoxal phosphate-dependent enzyme, giving the protein MQLGIHGIRPDAMAKYLDYFETHCKRSKELAAQARQFIPGGVQHNLAFNLPFPIAIERADGAYLWDVDGNRYIDFLQAGGPVILGHNYGPVREKVLKLIGECGPVTGLFSEYELKLAKEINRHLPSVEMFRMLGSGTESVMAAARVVRLASKRKKIIKMGGAYHGWSDQMVYGLHIPGTRGFEAHGIPSSYRKHTQEVYPNSIGALKRNLSRNRLKGGTAAVIVEPVGPESGTRPVDRDYNRQVRELCDQYDVLLIFDEVVTFGRIGLSGAQGYYGVRPDLTVFGKVVAGGYPGAGGLGGRRDLMEHLAAGIESGKKRAYVGGTLSANPLSSAAGYFTIQEIERTKACEKAGRAGDRLTRGLSDMIEDRGLPYVAYNQGAICHLETVGAMFVRLNYLKIRSVLKEIKARKHAMEEMGAAYTAEGIITLAGSRMYTSMADTDEVIDDALSRFSRVFDNVECPTSRI